In Numenius arquata chromosome 1, bNumArq3.hap1.1, whole genome shotgun sequence, the DNA window TTAGATTGCCCCAGCAAAGCACCGCACAGTCCAATTGAAAAAGAAACCAGACTCATGGGAGTTTTTCATTAACAGTTTTGCTGCTAACCAAAACAGCCTTGTATGACACAGAAGTCAGCTTCAGAAACTTTTAACCTTTTCCTCTACTGctgctgcattatttttaaagcacgATGCTACCCTCATACTCAAAATAATGTTTAGCTTATAATGATTTTTGTTCATATGTACAAACCCCAGTAAAAAAAGTTGAACACAATATACACACTGGGAAATATAATCCTGGAATACGTGTCGATAACATGATTGTTCTGTAAAATAATCCTGCCCACGTTTCCCTTCAgagatctcttcctctttaagcGAGGTGTGTCCACATTGGAGCCGCTGGCTGCACCTGCTCGAGTCTCGTTTTCTTCACAGCGGTCTGAGAAACCAGTCAGGTCCATGTCTACATCTGTGTCGTGAAAGCAGCCGTCAAAAGCCATTGCTTGCACTGCATCAATACTATACATTCCTGAAGCCTGGCAACAAAGAACAGTAGTTATTTTGCATCTAGCAGGAGCCATCTTagtaaatgataaataaataaaacagaaaataaagaaagcttTCTCTTCGGTGTTGTTCTCTTTGTGGCAAGCATATGGAGAACAGGGCTACCTCACAGTATTGCTATCTGTGGGGCCTGCCCCCTTGTGCAGGACATGAGTGAGGAAGGGGATACAAGTGATAGAACACACTTGTCTGGCTGGCAATATGTGCCCCagcttctgaaacagaaaaatcagactCTGCCTTACCTGTAGTTCTGTGTTGCTGGAGTTGTGGGAAATCACTTAAAACATTTCCGTGAGTAGATTTTTGATGGGATTATCAAATCATGTGAGCAACATATCCACCCCTTTTGTGTTTTTCCCTTACGATATTCCAACAAATGAGTTTACAGGGGGGAGAGGGATATTCTTATTTTTGAAGCATAGGTTTTAAGTGAGTGCTTcatagaaagcaaatatttaacttGTGAACGTTTCTGCTTCAGGCACACCTTTCTAAAAATGACCTTGTCACTCATCTGGTCTTGGGACAAAAAGGCATCATTAAACGCATCTCCCTAATTGAAAATGGCGAGAAgtgaaaatggagaaggaaaaataaaccctGCTTCATGAGAAACAGGAGGGAATATTACATGGGAATGCACTCGTGGGATatatttcagagaaaggaaaaataccttGATCAATAGGTATTTGAGAATAGAATGAAAGTTGCCttcctttggggagaaaaaagtaaTCAGGAGATGTACTCAACTTCTGTCGCAAGAAAAGGCAAGGAGAGAAAGCACAGACCTGCTCAAAATCTCAGAGAGGATGACACATTTCCTCCCTTCGGCCAAGTGAAGTGAGATACAGAGTGGAGTCACAGAGTTGGTTACTGTACTGTTATCACAGTGGTGTATCAGGATTACTTTGTGGCTTCTGTGATGCTTTCTGAAGGCAACAAAACACAGAGGATTGTACCTTGCCCCTTTTTTTGAGTTGCTTTCTCTCTTCAATTGTGGTGAGATAGTTCACTGCTGCGTATTCGATGacagacaggaaaacaaaaaggaagctgATCCATAAATACACGTCCACAGCCTTTATGTAAGACACTTGAGGCATTGAGGCACTTACTCCTGTCATTATGGTTGACATGGTCAGCACTGTAGTTATACCTGCCAAAGAAAAAGGGGAGGTTATCATAATACTGGCCAGCTGGTTCTGTTTAGCTCATCACCATTGCTTGGACAGTGCAGCTTCATGCGGGCATATGATTGACACTGCCTTTACCTTCATTGCACATGCTCTGAAAAGTGGAGTGAACCATGAAGGACCTATCACATACAATACTGCAACTAGTAAATCATCTCTCTGCTCAGATGCAGAGATCTAACTGCGTACAGTTatagctgcagcacaccaggttTGAACAGTGGGGACGCAACACTGGTGATTTAGCAGCATCAGGAACACATTTCTATGACAGCTTTAGGCACTGCTACAGAGAAGTGAAAGCAGGTTTGTGGTTTTCCCTCACTTCCTAGAGCCAGGGTCTGCACTACACACTTTCTTGTCCCACAGAATCACTAAAGAATTACCAATTTGCCTCCAAACCCCTTCTCAAATTGTACTTCTTGAGAGCATATATCAGCTTGTATGTCTCTGTCATAATACAGAATACCATGGGTCTCTAAAGACACTTTAGCATAAAAATGCTATATTCATTGAAGCTAAGATATAAGTTTTGTTTACTTCAGTGCATCCAGAATTTCAACCTCATCTTTTCAATCTCTCCTCTTACATGCAACTATTcatctcattttgttttgctctatctcagaaaaaaaaacaaaccccaacacccAATCACAGCCctgcttttaaagaaatgaatgtaATGCTGGAAGTGAAGATATCTCAGTAAGATCTGTGAGGCAGCACTGGCTGATAGCATGGTCTTTCAGCTGGGTCTCAGTATagcttttctgcagttttatGCTCATTCAAGTTCAATGGAACATATAAGaattttccctctccctctctgcaaGTTTCTTAGGTTGAAGGATGGAGTTTGAAATATACCATATAAGAGGaattcaatttatttaaaataagtagAGTTTAGGCTAGAGACCTAAGCTTTTTCAACTTTGTTGTTAACATTGCCTATAAATTATGTATGATTATGCTAATGAAATGTGTGTTATTCACAGAACTCCTGATGCATAACCTTGTGCAGAAATCCATATATAAATTAAAGAACATAATCAGCAAAATCATCTTACCATCTTGACAACATTACAAATGACCTACTgagaatgaaaattttatttttaaagattaagttaaatttcttagaaataaaaggaattgGTAGATGCATTAATAGACATAGATAGGAGGTACCATAATTTGTTTCTAGACTAACAAATAGATTTATATCTCATGTATTAATAGCTTTAGACTGTGCCAATAGAAAGGGGTCTGAAGTGCTACAGTTCTATTTTTTCTACATTGATACAGCTACAGATAAAAatcgaggattccctcagtacaTGCAAGTTTGTTTCTTAAAGATCCTCAAATTTTCACTTGTCTTAAGAAATATGGCAACATACAGTTGGCTTCTGGGAGTAGCATCAGTGAGAAAAACAGGAGTTTCTTTACTAATTCTTAAACAAACAGTACCAGGACTTAGATGCATTATGGTTACATTAGATATCTTAACAAATTTCCATCAGATCTTCACAGAGATGCTAATCTTTGAAAAAATGTACTCATTCCAAGGTCATCAGCATTGAATTCCCAACAAAGGCAGTCTTGAAGTAGTATCAACTGATTCATCACTGAGAAAAACAATAACGTTATTTAAAAACCCCACTGTAATTAGTCTTCTAGTCTTTTTCTCCTGAGCTGTGGTGTTCAGAAATAAAACTATGCCCGACAAAGAAGGGCTTTGCTACATAGGACAAGTCAGGAAATTGGTTCCGAGTTGGGAGGAAGACACTAAATATTTccagagagaaagcagagctgcaaagctTTTAGATAGATTGTGCTATGCCTAGTAAGTATCTCTTATGAACCATGGATTTGGGGAGGGATATGACTACTACCCGTTACTTtgctgggaagaggggaggaagaaacCAACCTagtctttgcaaaaaaaaaaaaagggggggggggaatgtgaaGTATAATATACTTGTTCATGTTCTGTGTAAATAGGAAGGAAGCTGAGGTAACTTAAAAAACCTCTACCCTATCCATTCTATACTACCCAAAAGAATATACATTAAAGGTTTACCTAGTGATACCCTGGCAGGAACGGCTCTTCTGTCAATCCAAAATGAAACCCAAGACAGCATCACCATCAGCATGGCTGGGAAATAGGATTGtagcacaaaaaagaaaatatgtctcCGGAGAGCAAAGTTTATAAAAAGTCGATTGTACCAACCTattgaaaaaagagagaggaacagGTTGGGGGAAAAGAGAGCTGTGTTATTTGTGAGCTCTGTTCACTGGCCCCCTCCTTCCAGTAGGAATGGTGTATCCGCATCAGTACTACCAAATGCCTAAGAAATATTGCCACCACCTTGTTTTTATATGGTGCTTTCCAAACTGTCAATCATACCTCATTAAAATACTGCTGCCTTGGCACTGAAGGATCACGACTGCataaataaaatgctgtattATAACTGAGGTTATAAtcgaaaaaaatcaaaaaatcgaaaaaaaagtaaatagacTTCAAGTGAAGCTGCCGGGAGAATACAGACAGAATATAATTGTCCACTCCAGCTAGGACAGTGAAGCCAACACCCTGCCTTCCCGCAAAAGTAGCCTGCCTTCTCTCACGCCACAAATACGCAGCAACAAGAAGCATTTCTTTCCCTGCGGTCAGACCCGTTTGCCGGCCCAGCGTTGACTTTAGAGGAAAGGGTGCCATCTAGTGAATTTTGGAGCATGCTCTCTCTGTGCAGCAAAGCATGCGTACTGTACCTTCTCCGATGGGAGGGAAATCAGTTTATAGTGaggtgaaaagaaaacaagagtggCCGGCTGCGCAGCATCTAACTGTCTAGTACAAATAGAGACATCAATGAGCCTGCGTCGGAGCAGTCATGCCATCACGAAGAGCGACTTATAAAAAAAGAGTATCTCAGCAATAATCCCATCTAATATTAAACACGCTCTATGTGTTTTCAGTTGTGGAGaaggtttttggttttaaaaattatctcaaaaaTGCACTGAAATTGTTACTCCTTTGGAGGCCCCGGAACTCCAAAAGCCTAAATGCATGTGTGGTTCACTGAGATTCACAGGAAAGGATATGAAGAACCTAAAATGCAGAGGGCTGCTTTGTGAGTAgcatttttgtccattttttgcCTGACACCGTTCAGGGGGAGATAGCTCCCATTAGAATTGTTCTGATTGTTCCCCACTATTACTTACTCTGTGGGATGGGGTCTGTGTGTAACCATTTTCTTCCaacaagaagcaaaataaaagaatcaaGAGAAAGTGGAACCTCCTGACTGAAACAAAACctcaaagccaaagaaaagtGTATGTCTACAAAGAGCAGCATTCTAATTAACAGATGCGGTACACACATTATTCAGGTACTTCCCAGTGGTCCCTATGccttaaaaaaagtctttccctttccctttacCCTGCTGAGTAAGCTCATCATCAAAACATCTGCATGTAAGTGTTAAGCAGTTACGCTTTGCAAAGTCAAAGGTGCTGTGAAGGTGCTGCAAAGGCCTGGGTGCAGGGGTGGTATGAGGTTGCACTGTTGTGCACGAGGCCGTAGTTGCTTGCATAAGTGGTTTTGATGAGAATAGCAAGGCAGAGAGAAGCCAGCTGAGTTCCCAGAACCCAGTTTCAACACACAGTGATAACAGCCTGGTGGAAAATATCCCAGTCTCCTTCTTGCAACAAGGACAAATTTGACACAGCTCTCAGCAAGGCACAGTTGTGATAGTAAGGTATGACTTGCCCTCTTCTCACATGACAGTGGGTCTTGAAAGCTGGAGCTCTGTTCTTAGCTCATACACAAGCAAGAGATAAGGATGAAGAACCTGATCAAGCTGTGAATTCCTCACTGCTTAGGCTGCATCATAATTTAAACTGGAATTTCTGCATCCAGTATCAGCCACCTCAAACTTGAATCgctctttttttaaatgcagaaagaagCTATCCTGTAAATAAAATAGAGTAAATAAATCTATTTGCAGCTTTCCTGTATGTCTTAAAGACTTTTTGTCCAGTGTTATGCATTTTATCATATTATATggaataatttctattttattaatcTGCCTTGATATAAAGGGCAATATCAACACTGAAATGAATTGACTCAGACTGGAAAGTAGAGTAGCAAGCATGCTATTTTATCTGGTTAAAAATGTGTGGTTAGACTACTTACATAGAGAAGCAATTCAAACTTTATAATTGCATgtgcaaatacaaagaaaataaaacccacctTGCATGAAATCAAGACTATAATAAACTCCTAAAGCCTTATGCAGTTTGCCAGAAAGTATAGTTTAAGGGAGAAATAAAAACCTGTCTGGGGCAGATACCTGTATTTAAACAATGTAGCACTGacataaaggaatttttttcctgagactttATGTATAAACAGGGAACATTAAGCAAACCATGAATGAGACCTCAGTAGTTTATAAATGCTCTCATGTGGAAATCTTACCATTAGTAGacttttaatgatattttacGGCTCAAAAAATGAGGAGATTTTAGACAATAAAACACACTGGGTTTCCTCTTGTTTGCTTTCTAGTACTTGACCCTTTAGGGTTtgcattttcaagcttttctataTAACAAGGACCCAAAGATTCCTATAAACCCAATACTCCAGTGACTTTCAGAGAAGCACCATGATTTTGCAAGAGCTCATAACAGCATATGTTTGGttgttgtgcatttttttcaggtTCTTACTGTCAGATGTTAAGTTACAAGTTTTACTGTGGCCTATTCTTCTAATATCAAGAAAGTGTTACATTGGTAATATAGAGCCAAGGACATAGGCTGACAAAACCGGTATGACTGACAGACCTCATTTTAACTGAGGTCTCTTGGTAACAGTCATTTATTAGCAACAAATTTGAATGTGAAAGATATTCTGCATGATTGTGTCCTGTGCTTCTCTCTTCTAACGAAAGGGGCTTACTATACCAGTACTGCTGTAAAAAGCTAGTCCACTGGAAGCACTGAATTCTTCGATGAAAAACTGGGAGAGGGAGATGTGCTCATCTGTGCTCAGGGACTTGTTTCCATGTTTCCAGTATAACATCAGATCATCTTCATTGTATGCATCTATGAGAAAGTAAAAAGTAAATCACCTCTTCTGCTGGAatgtttctggggtttttttggggttgtttttttttttttttttcttatggataGGAGAAATAATACCACTGAAATAATTTGggaaaactgcaaagaaacattttttttccagcaatttgTCAGTTATTGACATGGAAGAATTTGCAAAGACCATATTACACTTGTTCCAAGTGGAGCCCAGTCCTTTCCCTGCCAGCAGCTTACCTGACAGATGGGGGACATGGGCATGCTCAGGGTCACAAGGCACATAGGATTGGAGCTCTGGAGCTGCCACACTGAGCAGACTGCCTGAATGCTGGGGATCTGTTCTCTTTTCCAAGACTAAACAACAAACCAGCATCCCAGTTCAATTCATAATccaaataagaataaattttgaCATGTCAAAAGGCTCTGCAAAACAGAATTACCTTTCGTTGTCCAGCTCTACCGATTACTACAGATAACTGAGTCAGGGATGACAAAGCAGACATTTCACAGTAACATGagcacttattttcatttttccatgagGTCAAAGATTGAcatcttattttacttttaacatgcacttttttctcagaaaaaaacatgatttttgaCAGAAGGAACATTTTTAGATTCAAGCCTTACAATATCAACCCAGTCAAAACCAAGCAGAGCGCATCATGGTTTCTCAATCTTCCCAAAGCTCACCAAGGTGTGGCAAGATCCCAAACTGACCACAATTTAACATGTGCAGGTTGAAGGTTCTTGTCACACATCAAAATAAGTTAAAAAGGTATTATGAACAAGATAGAGCATTGGTAAGAAGGCACACATGAAGAACAGGTATGAACTAAACTTACAGCTTTCCAGTTCTAAAGAACAGTTCTGAGTATCCAGAGGAAACCTACTGAAATCCATGAAACACATAGCAGAAACTGTTATTCtgcagaaaggaacagaaaaacagaaattaaatgaaaattttcacaCTTTCTTACGTCTGTGCAGACATTTTAGTGAGATCTCCAACCAAGCTGCTGTTTAGAATCCTAATGATTgagtttttctactttttttggAAGCTTCTAAAATTGCTTCAAGATAGTGAAATTAAACTAAATTAGTGAGAGaacatctttttaaaacataaatagtATTTCTTATTAAGTACATTACCTTCGATTTTTAAACCCTTTACTGGCCTGATCCTTCATTGGCCTTTCACACATTTTGCTTTGAAAGGTTACACTTATGAAGATTAACAAGTGGACTTCACATTTCTTGACTGGATTTCTCATAGATTCAAGTAGATAATATTACAGGCTAGAGCAAATTTTATTCCAAGTGCTATTTTCTCAGCTAGAAAGGTTATAATTAATTGCATAAAAAGATAAGCTGCAATTTGTGGAAGCCTACGGTCCTTTTAAACGCCATGGAAATGCCTTATACTTTAAAAAGCTTGAGGAAATCTAGGTAAAGACATGATTCTGCGTTCCACCTGCTTTTTCACAAATGTATAGAAGATAAATGCCCCTTGACATTTCaactaataaacaaaaaaaaaagctagaggcAGCAATTTAAATATGGTAAATATTGCCAATTTCCCCTTTCTTGTCACAGCTTGCATGTCATTTGATgttttagtttgatttttaagTTTTCCTGAAACTGAATCCTACTTAAATCCCAGGGATTTAAGTTATAAGGGATATACTGGGTATATAAGTGATCTTTGAACACCTGTGATCAGTAATCACACTGTAGCTAGATTTTTACAAGTGTAAGATTTTACTGGCTTGAAATGAGATTGTAAGAGTGGTACATCTTTAAAATCATGCATAAGACTTCCAACTATGGATGTTGTTTCCGTCTTTTAGCTATTGACTAAAGGATCAAAGGAACAACTATTTTAGCAACAAATCTggatttttgttctgctttgcttcaaTAAAATCCTGGATGCTAGGCAATGAAAAAACTGTGAAATATGCAGATTTCTTGCACATAAGTATTTGGAATATAATCTACTCACTGCATGTAAAACCAGCAATACAAAAAGG includes these proteins:
- the GABRR3 gene encoding gamma-aminobutyric acid receptor subunit rho-3 — protein: MVLVMKLLFLSCLWPTAVLNSSQSQHHHLHHRQQFSFLRKHNSKREIKMRKLDSTKVRPLKSEQLLRIEDHDFALRPGFGGSPIPVGIDVQVESIDSISEVDMDFTMTLYLRHYWKDERLSFRSNKNKSMTFDGRLIKKIWVPDVFFVHSKRSFIHDTTVENVMLRVYPDGNVLFSLRITVSAMCFMDFSRFPLDTQNCSLELESYAYNEDDLMLYWKHGNKSLSTDEHISLSQFFIEEFSASSGLAFYSSTGWYNRLFINFALRRHIFFFVLQSYFPAMLMVMLSWVSFWIDRRAVPARVSLGITTVLTMSTIMTGVSASMPQVSYIKAVDVYLWISFLFVFLSVIEYAAVNYLTTIEERKQLKKRGKASGMYSIDAVQAMAFDGCFHDTDVDMDLTGFSDRCEENETRAGAASGSNVDTPRLKRKRSLKGNVGRIILQNNHVIDTYSRIIFPSVYIVFNFFYWGLYI